In Polaribacter sp. Hel_I_88, the following proteins share a genomic window:
- a CDS encoding heavy-metal-associated domain-containing protein: MTHTYNISGMTCNGCKSSVEKSISALENVENISVDLENKSAEIKMKSHLSVDELQNALSEKFTISEKKESKKEIPAVDFKEDEKSELQQLFPLFLIFGFITTASILININPWNTSEFMLTFMGLFYVVFSFFKLLDLKGFAGSFAMYDPLAKKIPNYGLVYPFIELALGVFFLMRFQILAAIIITFIILGITTIGVTKSLMSKQTIKCACLGSVLNLPMTKATFIENTIMILMAVFMLIEFL, from the coding sequence ATGACACATACTTACAACATTTCTGGAATGACTTGCAATGGTTGTAAGTCTTCCGTAGAAAAATCTATTTCAGCACTAGAAAACGTAGAAAATATTTCAGTTGATTTAGAAAACAAATCCGCAGAAATTAAAATGAAATCTCATTTATCTGTGGATGAATTACAAAATGCATTATCAGAAAAATTTACGATTTCGGAAAAAAAAGAGTCTAAAAAAGAAATTCCAGCTGTAGATTTTAAGGAAGATGAAAAATCTGAATTGCAGCAATTATTTCCTTTATTTTTAATATTTGGTTTTATAACCACTGCATCCATTTTAATCAATATAAATCCTTGGAACACATCAGAATTTATGTTAACATTTATGGGTTTATTTTATGTGGTTTTTAGCTTTTTTAAGTTGTTAGATTTAAAAGGTTTTGCAGGTAGTTTTGCAATGTATGATCCTTTAGCGAAAAAAATTCCGAATTATGGATTGGTGTATCCGTTTATAGAATTAGCCTTAGGAGTTTTCTTTTTAATGCGATTTCAAATATTAGCAGCAATCATTATCACTTTCATTATTTTAGGAATTACAACAATTGGAGTAACGAAATCTTTGATGTCTAAACAAACAATTAAATGTGCGTGTTTGGGCTCAGTTTTAAACCTACCAATGACGAAAGCTACGTTTATAGAAAACACTATAATGATTTTAATGGCTGTTTTTATGCTTATTGAGTTTTTGTAA
- a CDS encoding heavy-metal-associated domain-containing protein — translation MKKVFITLAIILAGFTVQAQEVKKDKNAKISMKVDGICGMCKKRIETAALKTKGVKFAIWSPTTHQLNVIMDERKTDVKTIQDHILEVGHDILLEDDKKIVAKNEAYESVHPCCKYRDEEIVKDHEGELKKVKKQK, via the coding sequence ATGAAAAAAGTATTTATAACATTAGCAATAATCTTAGCAGGTTTTACAGTACAAGCGCAAGAAGTAAAAAAAGATAAAAACGCAAAAATATCTATGAAAGTAGATGGCATTTGTGGTATGTGCAAAAAGCGTATAGAAACTGCAGCTTTAAAAACAAAAGGTGTAAAGTTTGCAATTTGGAGTCCAACAACACATCAACTAAATGTAATAATGGACGAGCGTAAAACTGATGTTAAAACCATTCAAGATCATATATTAGAAGTTGGGCATGATATTTTATTAGAAGATGATAAAAAAATTGTCGCTAAAAATGAAGCGTACGAATCTGTGCATCCTTGTTGCAAATACAGAGATGAGGAAATTGTAAAAGATCATGAAGGAGAATTGAAAAAAGTAAAGAAACAAAAGTAA
- a CDS encoding carboxypeptidase-like regulatory domain-containing protein yields the protein MKKYILNSFLLLMPFMLFSQTTYKGMIMERNNPKDNLGIEGVSVHWLNTNVSAITNSKGWFTIAYKLEYKKLVVSYLGYKTDTITINNLEPIHYFLKPEGELEEITINTKRNPVQKSFLSTTNMFTVNAEELLKAACCNLAESFETNPSIDLSFSDALTGTRQIEMIGLKSPYLLITQENIPTVRGASQVFGLTFTPGTWVESIQITKGAGSVVNGFESISGQINAELVKPFSDNKFFLNAYGSQMGRFELNTHFNELISDKWQTGVYIHGNYTGQKFDNNGDNFLDMPLANQLNVMNRWQFTDAEKGWVSFINVRFLNDEKQTGELDFNPELDRGTTNKWGSEIDTKRFDTSLKLGYVFPEMPFQSIGFQTAYSNHQQDSYFGLNVYDIQHESVYSNLIFNSIIGDTRNKFKTGLSYTYDRFDELVNTTNFSRNENSLGAFFEYAFDNLEDFSLTAGLRVDTHNLLGTFVTPRLHLRYVPWDRGVLRASVGRGKRSANIFAENQQLFASSRQINIDDVGGNIYGLNPEIAWNYGVSFMQRFNIFEKNGDITFDLYQTNFQNQVIVDWENPQEISFYDLNGSSIANSFQVEVNYELAKNLNFRTAYKYFDISTDYKSGNLQKPIQPQTRFFANLSYETELTAKESQWRFDVTFNTIGEQRLPNTRSNPVQYQLPENAASYQLLNSQITKVFSSKFEVYVGGENLTNVQQPNPILGSDDPFGANFDTTIVYQPIFGRSIYAGLRFKIK from the coding sequence ATGAAAAAATATATTTTAAATAGCTTTTTGCTATTGATGCCTTTCATGCTGTTTTCTCAAACAACCTATAAAGGCATGATTATGGAACGAAACAATCCTAAAGATAATTTAGGGATAGAAGGCGTTTCTGTACATTGGCTAAACACAAATGTAAGTGCAATTACCAATAGTAAGGGTTGGTTTACAATTGCTTATAAACTTGAATATAAAAAACTGGTTGTTAGTTATTTGGGGTATAAAACAGATACCATCACTATTAATAATTTAGAACCAATTCACTACTTTTTAAAGCCAGAGGGTGAGCTGGAAGAAATCACGATTAATACAAAAAGAAATCCGGTTCAAAAATCATTTTTATCAACCACTAATATGTTTACAGTAAATGCAGAAGAATTGTTAAAAGCTGCTTGCTGTAATTTGGCTGAAAGTTTTGAAACAAATCCATCAATCGATTTAAGTTTTTCTGATGCGTTAACAGGAACTCGTCAAATTGAAATGATTGGTTTAAAAAGTCCGTATTTGCTAATTACACAAGAAAATATTCCGACTGTTAGAGGTGCAAGTCAAGTTTTTGGACTCACATTTACACCAGGAACTTGGGTAGAAAGTATTCAAATTACAAAAGGTGCAGGTTCTGTAGTGAATGGATTTGAAAGTATTTCTGGACAAATTAATGCAGAATTGGTAAAACCATTTTCTGATAATAAATTTTTCTTAAATGCCTATGGTTCTCAAATGGGTCGTTTTGAATTGAATACGCATTTTAATGAGCTAATTTCAGATAAATGGCAAACAGGTGTATACATCCATGGAAATTATACAGGTCAGAAATTTGATAATAATGGTGATAATTTTTTAGACATGCCCTTAGCCAATCAACTCAATGTAATGAACAGATGGCAATTTACAGACGCCGAAAAAGGTTGGGTTAGTTTTATAAATGTTCGTTTTTTAAATGATGAAAAACAGACAGGAGAACTGGATTTTAATCCTGAATTAGACAGAGGAACTACCAATAAATGGGGAAGTGAAATAGATACCAAACGTTTTGATACTTCTTTAAAACTTGGGTATGTTTTTCCAGAAATGCCTTTTCAAAGTATTGGGTTTCAAACAGCGTATAGCAACCATCAACAAGACTCATATTTTGGATTGAATGTGTATGATATTCAGCATGAAAGTGTGTATTCTAATTTAATATTCAATTCCATTATTGGTGATACAAGAAACAAATTTAAAACAGGATTGTCATATACATATGATCGATTTGATGAATTGGTTAATACTACAAATTTTAGCAGAAACGAAAATTCTTTAGGCGCATTTTTTGAATATGCTTTTGATAATTTAGAAGATTTTAGTTTAACTGCGGGTTTACGAGTTGATACACACAATTTGCTAGGTACTTTTGTTACGCCACGTTTGCATCTAAGATATGTTCCTTGGGATAGAGGAGTTTTAAGAGCATCTGTTGGAAGAGGAAAAAGAAGCGCAAATATTTTTGCAGAAAACCAACAGTTGTTTGCAAGTTCTAGGCAAATTAACATCGATGATGTTGGTGGAAATATTTACGGATTAAACCCCGAAATTGCATGGAATTATGGAGTTTCCTTTATGCAGAGATTCAATATTTTTGAAAAAAATGGCGATATTACATTTGATTTGTATCAAACCAACTTTCAAAACCAAGTAATTGTAGATTGGGAAAATCCGCAAGAAATTTCATTTTACGATTTAAATGGAAGTAGTATTGCTAATAGTTTTCAAGTAGAAGTAAATTATGAGCTGGCTAAAAACCTCAATTTTAGAACGGCTTACAAGTATTTTGATATTTCTACAGATTATAAAAGTGGAAACTTGCAAAAACCAATCCAGCCACAAACACGTTTCTTTGCAAATTTATCTTATGAAACCGAATTAACAGCAAAAGAATCTCAATGGCGATTTGATGTTACTTTCAATACTATTGGAGAACAGCGTTTGCCAAATACACGTTCAAATCCTGTGCAATATCAATTACCAGAAAATGCTGCATCTTACCAGTTATTAAATTCGCAGATTACAAAAGTATTTTCTAGTAAATTTGAAGTGTATGTTGGAGGAGAAAACTTAACCAATGTGCAACAACCAAATCCTATTTTAGGAAGTGATGATCCTTTTGGTGCAAATTTTGATACAACTATTGTGTATCAGCCAATTTTTGGAAGATCAATCTATGCAGGATTACGATTTAAAATTAAATAG
- a CDS encoding GAF domain-containing protein yields MNIEVLSKEIDTIIANKASKEEKLQAICDYLESEISYYDWVGFYFINGNKEELKLAQYTGEETEHTIIPFGKGICGQVAVSNQNFVVQDVSEQDNYISCGWKVKSEIVIPIFVDGENIGQIDIDSHTANTFTDNDTILLEYVCKQVATLF; encoded by the coding sequence ATGAATATCGAAGTTTTATCAAAAGAAATTGATACAATTATAGCTAATAAAGCATCTAAAGAAGAAAAATTACAAGCCATTTGTGATTACTTAGAAAGTGAAATCTCTTACTATGATTGGGTTGGTTTTTATTTTATCAACGGTAATAAAGAAGAATTAAAATTAGCACAATATACAGGTGAAGAAACTGAGCACACGATTATTCCTTTTGGAAAAGGAATTTGTGGACAAGTTGCTGTAAGCAATCAGAATTTTGTGGTACAAGATGTTTCTGAACAAGATAATTACATTTCTTGTGGTTGGAAAGTAAAATCTGAAATTGTGATTCCTATTTTTGTTGATGGAGAAAATATTGGGCAAATTGATATTGATTCTCACACAGCAAATACATTTACAGATAATGACACAATTTTACTAGAATACGTTTGTAAACAAGTTGCTACGTTGTTTTAA
- the purH gene encoding bifunctional phosphoribosylaminoimidazolecarboxamide formyltransferase/IMP cyclohydrolase, translating into MSTSKTIKSALISVFHKDGLAPIVQKLNELNVTIYSTGGTEKFIKELGIDVVPVEDVTSYPSILGGRVKTLHPKVFGGILNRQDHEGDVAEMQEYNIPQLDLVIVDLYPFEKTVASGAPEQDIVEKIDIGGISLIRASAKNFKDTFTVSSMEQYDEFLSILSENNGETSIEQRKKFAAKSFNVSSHYDTAIFNYFNEDEVVYKASETVSKTLRYGENPHQKGFFFGDLDAMFDKLHGKELSYNNLLDVDAAVNLMNEFIGEDPTFAVLKHNNACGFAQRSTIKQAYLDALAGDPVSAFGGVLIANKEIDAATAEEIHKLFCEVVIAPSYADEALSILKGKKNRVLLIQKSTELPTQNVRTALNGLLVQDKDAKTDTLADLTYATNTKPTESELKDLLFASKICKHTKSNTIVFTKNNQLLASGTGQTSRVDALRQAIEKATSFGFDLHGAVMASDAFFPFPDCVEIADKAGIKSVIQPGGSIKDQLSIDYCNANNISMVMTGTRHFKH; encoded by the coding sequence ATGAGCACTTCAAAAACAATTAAATCTGCCTTAATTTCGGTATTTCACAAAGATGGTTTAGCACCAATAGTTCAAAAGTTAAATGAGTTAAATGTTACTATTTATTCTACTGGTGGTACAGAAAAATTCATAAAAGAGTTAGGCATTGATGTGGTTCCTGTAGAGGATGTTACCTCTTACCCATCTATTTTAGGAGGAAGAGTAAAAACTTTACATCCAAAAGTTTTTGGAGGAATTTTAAACAGACAAGATCATGAAGGTGATGTTGCTGAGATGCAAGAATACAACATTCCACAATTAGATTTGGTGATTGTAGATTTATATCCGTTTGAAAAAACAGTTGCTTCTGGAGCACCTGAGCAAGATATTGTAGAAAAAATTGATATTGGTGGCATTTCTTTAATTAGAGCATCAGCCAAAAACTTTAAAGACACATTTACGGTTTCTTCCATGGAGCAATATGATGAGTTTTTATCGATCTTATCAGAAAATAATGGAGAAACTTCTATAGAGCAAAGAAAAAAGTTTGCTGCAAAATCTTTTAATGTTTCTTCTCATTATGATACAGCCATCTTTAATTATTTTAATGAAGATGAAGTTGTTTATAAAGCGAGTGAAACTGTTTCTAAAACTTTACGATATGGAGAAAATCCGCATCAAAAAGGGTTTTTCTTTGGAGATTTAGATGCAATGTTCGATAAATTACATGGTAAAGAATTAAGCTACAACAACTTATTAGATGTTGATGCAGCTGTAAATTTAATGAACGAATTTATTGGAGAAGACCCAACATTTGCGGTTTTAAAACATAACAATGCTTGTGGTTTTGCGCAAAGAAGCACTATTAAACAAGCGTATTTAGATGCTTTGGCTGGCGATCCTGTTTCTGCTTTTGGTGGTGTTTTAATAGCCAACAAAGAAATTGATGCAGCAACTGCAGAAGAAATTCATAAATTATTTTGTGAAGTTGTGATTGCTCCAAGTTATGCTGATGAAGCTTTATCAATCTTAAAAGGAAAGAAAAACAGAGTTCTATTAATTCAGAAATCTACAGAATTACCAACTCAAAATGTAAGAACCGCTTTAAATGGTTTGTTGGTGCAAGACAAAGATGCTAAAACAGATACGTTAGCAGATTTAACATACGCTACAAACACAAAACCAACTGAAAGCGAACTAAAAGATTTATTATTTGCTTCTAAAATTTGTAAGCATACAAAATCGAATACCATTGTATTTACCAAAAACAATCAGCTTTTAGCAAGTGGTACAGGCCAAACTAGTAGAGTTGATGCGTTAAGACAAGCTATTGAAAAAGCAACCTCTTTTGGTTTCGATTTACATGGAGCAGTAATGGCTAGTGATGCATTTTTCCCTTTTCCTGATTGTGTAGAAATTGCAGATAAAGCAGGAATTAAAAGCGTTATTCAACCTGGAGGATCTATAAAAGATCAGTTAAGTATCGATTATTGTAATGCCAATAATATATCGATGGTAATGACTGGAACAAGACATTTTAAACATTAA
- a CDS encoding rod shape-determining protein codes for MGFFDFMTEDIAIDLGTANTLIIHNGKVVIDAPSIVARNRLTGKIIAIGEEANLMQGKTHENIKTIRPLKDGVIADFQASEEMIKEFVKQIPSIKKKLFPPALRMVICIPSGITEVEKRAVRDSAKHMNAKEIYLIYEPMAAAIGVGIDIMEPKGNMIIDIGGGTTEIAVIALGGIVCDQSVKVAGDLFTNDIMYYMRTQHNLHVGETTAEKIKIQIGAATEDLDTPPDEMLVQGRDLLSGKPKQVQVSFREIAKALDKSILRIEDAVMETLSKTPPELAADIYNTGIYLAGGGSMLRGLDKRLSRKTDLPVYVADDPLRAVVRGTGIALKELKKYKNVLMN; via the coding sequence ATGGGTTTTTTTGATTTTATGACGGAAGATATTGCGATTGATTTAGGAACCGCAAACACGTTAATAATTCACAATGGAAAAGTGGTTATTGATGCACCTTCCATAGTTGCTAGAAATAGACTGACTGGTAAAATTATTGCAATTGGCGAGGAAGCTAATTTAATGCAAGGAAAAACGCATGAAAACATCAAAACGATTCGTCCTTTAAAAGATGGAGTTATTGCAGATTTCCAGGCATCAGAAGAAATGATCAAGGAATTTGTAAAGCAAATTCCATCTATAAAGAAAAAATTATTTCCACCAGCATTAAGAATGGTTATTTGTATTCCGTCAGGAATTACAGAAGTTGAAAAACGAGCTGTACGTGATTCTGCAAAGCATATGAATGCCAAAGAAATCTACTTAATTTACGAACCAATGGCTGCTGCAATTGGTGTTGGTATTGATATTATGGAACCAAAAGGAAATATGATTATTGATATTGGTGGTGGAACTACAGAAATTGCTGTTATTGCTTTGGGTGGTATTGTTTGTGATCAATCTGTAAAAGTTGCTGGAGATTTGTTTACCAATGATATTATGTATTACATGCGTACGCAACACAATTTACATGTTGGTGAAACTACCGCAGAAAAAATAAAAATTCAAATTGGTGCTGCAACCGAAGATTTAGATACGCCTCCAGATGAAATGTTGGTTCAAGGTAGAGATTTGTTAAGTGGAAAACCAAAACAAGTACAAGTTTCTTTTAGAGAAATTGCAAAGGCTTTGGATAAATCTATCTTAAGAATTGAAGATGCAGTTATGGAAACATTGTCTAAAACTCCACCAGAATTAGCTGCGGATATTTACAATACAGGTATTTATTTAGCAGGTGGTGGTTCTATGTTACGTGGTTTAGACAAGCGTTTATCTCGTAAAACAGATTTACCTGTATATGTTGCAGACGATCCATTAAGAGCCGTTGTTCGTGGAACAGGCATTGCTTTAAAAGAATTAAAAAAATACAAAAACGTATTAATGAACTAG
- the mreC gene encoding rod shape-determining protein MreC, translating to MQQLIYFFQKFKYFLFFLLLSFISLTLTFNNLDFHKSKFVNSANFITGGFYSQTSNIAEYWNLKSENTLLAEENTRLKNLIEKYNSTNLSVDSIIIDSTKYRQKYIFTTAKIINNNYAKEFNFLTIDKGENQGIKKEMAVINSKGIIGITDNYSANYARVQSILNRNSKINARLKNSNYFGSLSWNGKDYNTVQLSDIPRQAPLKIGDTIETGGKSTIFPEGILVGVISKINKGSTADNKVDVTLFNDMSNLGFVQVVKNLDTIEIKLLEAQDE from the coding sequence ATGCAACAACTCATCTATTTTTTTCAGAAGTTTAAATATTTCCTGTTCTTTTTATTGCTATCATTTATTTCGCTTACGTTAACGTTTAATAATTTAGATTTCCATAAAAGTAAATTTGTAAACTCTGCAAATTTTATTACTGGTGGGTTTTACTCGCAAACTTCAAATATTGCTGAATATTGGAATTTAAAATCTGAAAACACACTTTTAGCTGAAGAAAACACGCGTTTAAAAAACCTGATAGAAAAATACAACTCCACAAATTTAAGTGTAGATTCAATTATTATTGATTCTACGAAATATCGACAGAAATACATTTTTACCACTGCTAAAATTATCAATAATAATTATGCTAAAGAGTTTAATTTTTTAACAATTGATAAAGGTGAAAATCAAGGCATAAAAAAAGAAATGGCTGTAATTAATAGTAAAGGAATTATAGGAATTACGGATAATTATTCTGCAAACTATGCAAGGGTTCAATCTATTTTAAATAGAAATAGTAAAATTAATGCTCGTTTAAAAAACAGCAACTATTTTGGTTCCTTGAGCTGGAATGGAAAAGATTATAATACTGTTCAACTTTCTGATATACCAAGACAAGCACCTTTAAAAATTGGAGATACTATAGAAACTGGAGGAAAATCTACAATTTTTCCAGAAGGTATTTTGGTGGGGGTTATATCTAAAATTAACAAAGGTAGTACAGCAGATAATAAAGTAGATGTTACTCTTTTTAATGACATGAGTAATTTAGGTTTTGTGCAGGTTGTGAAAAACTTAGACACTATAGAAATAAAACTTTTAGAAGCGCAAGATGAATAA
- the mreD gene encoding rod shape-determining protein MreD, protein MNNPFKMVTLFFLLLFLQVFVLNNILFLGFINPYLYIVFVFLYPLKENRFPFLFYSFLLGLSVDFFSDSGGIHAFSILCISYIRLFFIRIYFRKIPADYPFFKLKSESFGKIFNYVVTLTIIHHLIYFSFANFSFYNFSNVLLNTIYSSIFTLLLYFLGTYIFTKSE, encoded by the coding sequence ATGAATAATCCATTTAAAATGGTTACGTTATTTTTTTTACTGCTTTTTTTGCAGGTTTTTGTGCTAAATAACATTTTATTTTTAGGGTTTATAAATCCGTATTTATATATTGTTTTTGTTTTTTTGTATCCACTAAAAGAAAATAGATTTCCGTTTTTATTTTACAGTTTTTTATTAGGTCTTTCTGTCGATTTTTTTTCTGACTCAGGAGGAATTCATGCTTTTTCAATTTTATGTATCTCTTACATACGATTATTTTTTATAAGAATTTACTTCAGAAAAATACCAGCAGATTATCCGTTTTTCAAATTAAAATCAGAATCTTTTGGTAAAATTTTTAATTACGTAGTAACTTTAACAATCATTCATCATCTTATCTACTTTTCTTTTGCTAATTTTAGTTTTTATAATTTTTCTAACGTACTTTTAAATACAATTTATTCAAGTATTTTTACGTTATTATTATATTTTTTAGGAACTTACATTTTTACTAAAAGCGAATAA
- the mrdA gene encoding penicillin-binding protein 2: protein MQKSFLLYFLITFIGLVFIGRLFQLQIIRSESYDPIHNAAVKIIYDYPERGYIYDRNGKLLVANQLSYDVMVQPNQVKALDTLEFCKLLKIDKEDFLKRFQKAEDYAPYLASVFLKQLAKEDFAFLQEKLHKYTGFFIQKRIIRDYPIKAAANVLGYIGEVNEEKARNSTYYQQGELEGKDGVERQYEEILRGSKGKKYLHRNRFNKVTGSYKDGMYDTLPENGKDLRLTLDIELQLYAQQLMKGKRGGIVAIEPSTGEILALVTAPSYDPNMLVGRKRSKNSVLLFNDSISKPSYDRGLLAAYAPGSPFKMMNALIGLQENVINQHTAFRCYGGFRYGNRAGEFMGCHCGIYGSPIQLKTAIAKSCNSYFSNTYKRIVEKDNNPTQGLNTWHDHVASFGLGDFLGYDLPAGQRGLIPDGNYYDNRYKYSWNGSTIISNAIGQGEILTTPIQLANFTAAIANRGYFYTPHIVKKIDTAFIDNPNYTVAKKTTIDKKHFTPVIEAMHEVFKTGTGQWAQVKDIEICGKTGTAENFIIVDGVKEQLKDHSILVAFAPKDNPKIALAVFVENGGYGSTIAAPITSLMIEKYINGKISERNKYRELNMLNMSLQEIYDKQIQKPLEEIASRTK from the coding sequence ATGCAAAAAAGTTTTTTACTCTATTTTCTAATCACCTTTATTGGTCTAGTTTTTATTGGGCGCTTATTTCAATTGCAAATAATTAGAAGCGAAAGTTATGATCCTATTCATAATGCCGCTGTAAAAATAATTTACGACTATCCTGAGCGTGGTTATATATATGATAGAAATGGAAAGTTATTGGTTGCAAACCAACTTTCTTATGATGTAATGGTACAACCAAATCAAGTAAAAGCTTTAGATACTTTAGAGTTCTGTAAACTTTTAAAAATTGATAAAGAAGATTTTTTAAAACGCTTTCAAAAAGCAGAAGATTATGCCCCATATTTAGCATCTGTTTTCTTAAAACAATTAGCCAAAGAAGATTTTGCTTTTTTACAAGAAAAACTACACAAATACACTGGTTTTTTTATTCAAAAAAGAATCATTAGAGATTACCCAATAAAGGCAGCTGCCAATGTTTTAGGATATATTGGAGAGGTAAATGAAGAAAAAGCAAGAAATAGCACGTATTACCAACAAGGTGAATTAGAAGGAAAAGATGGTGTAGAAAGACAATATGAAGAAATTCTAAGAGGTAGTAAAGGAAAAAAATACTTACACAGAAACCGATTTAACAAAGTTACTGGCTCTTATAAAGATGGTATGTATGATACATTGCCAGAAAATGGTAAAGACTTAAGGTTAACCTTAGACATCGAGTTACAATTATATGCACAACAGCTAATGAAAGGAAAACGTGGGGGGATTGTTGCTATTGAACCTTCAACTGGCGAAATTTTAGCATTGGTAACAGCTCCTTCTTATGACCCTAATATGTTAGTGGGTAGAAAACGTTCAAAAAATTCAGTTCTTTTATTTAATGATTCAATTAGTAAACCAAGTTATGACAGGGGTTTATTAGCAGCTTATGCACCTGGAAGTCCTTTTAAAATGATGAATGCCTTAATAGGTTTACAAGAAAATGTTATCAATCAACATACAGCATTTAGATGTTATGGAGGCTTTAGATATGGAAACAGAGCAGGAGAATTTATGGGATGCCACTGTGGAATTTATGGCAGTCCAATTCAATTAAAAACTGCTATTGCAAAATCTTGTAATAGTTATTTTTCTAATACCTATAAAAGAATTGTAGAAAAAGACAACAATCCTACCCAAGGTTTAAATACTTGGCACGATCATGTAGCTAGTTTTGGATTAGGAGATTTTTTAGGCTACGATTTACCTGCAGGACAAAGAGGACTAATTCCTGATGGAAATTACTATGACAATCGTTATAAATATTCATGGAATGGGTCTACCATTATCTCAAACGCAATTGGTCAAGGTGAAATTTTAACAACCCCTATACAACTAGCAAACTTTACTGCTGCTATAGCAAATAGAGGCTATTTTTACACACCACATATTGTAAAAAAAATTGATACTGCTTTCATAGACAATCCAAACTATACAGTTGCTAAAAAAACGACTATAGATAAAAAGCATTTTACACCTGTTATTGAGGCTATGCATGAAGTTTTTAAAACAGGAACAGGTCAATGGGCTCAAGTAAAAGACATCGAAATTTGTGGAAAAACAGGAACCGCAGAAAATTTTATTATTGTTGATGGTGTTAAAGAACAATTAAAAGATCATTCAATTTTAGTAGCATTTGCGCCTAAAGACAATCCTAAAATAGCTTTAGCAGTTTTCGTAGAAAATGGTGGTTATGGATCAACAATTGCTGCTCCCATAACAAGTTTAATGATCGAAAAATATATTAACGGAAAAATCTCTGAAAGAAATAAATACAGAGAATTAAATATGTTAAACATGAGCTTGCAAGAAATTTATGACAAACAAATTCAAAAACCCTTAGAAGAAATTGCGTCAAGAACAAAATAA